A region of Culicoides brevitarsis isolate CSIRO-B50_1 chromosome 1, AGI_CSIRO_Cbre_v1, whole genome shotgun sequence DNA encodes the following proteins:
- the LOC134830992 gene encoding ras-related protein Rab-4B produces the protein MSESYDFLFKFLVIGSAGTGKSCILHQFIESKFKEGSSHTIGVEFGSKIINVGGKSIKLQIWDTAGQERFRSVTRSYYRGAAGALLVYDITNRDSFNVLENWLSDARTLASPNIVILLVGNKRDLEDEREVTFIEASNFAQANEMVFLETSAKSGENVEEAFLKCSKTILAKIQNGELDPVSVGSGIQYGDTSLRNLQNPQPSNRTFKKPDCSGRCF, from the exons ATGTCGGAATCCTATG actttttgttcaaattcttGGTGATCGGCAGTGCTGGCACGGGAAAATCGTGCATTTTGCATCAATTTATCGAAAGTAAAT tcaaagaGGGGTCATCACACACAATCGGTGTCGAATTTGgctcaaaaatcatcaatgtGGGAggtaaaagtattaaattacaGATTTGGGATACTGCTGG tcaaGAACGATTCCGTTCCGTAACCCGCAGTTATTACCGAGGAGCAGCTGGTGCATTGCTCGTTTATGACATAACGAACCGCGATTCGTTCAATGTGCTTGAAAATTGGTTGTCTGACGCTCGTACTCTTGCAAGTCCAAATATCGTGATCTTACTTGTAGGCAATAAACGTGATTTGGAAGACGAACGGGAAGTTACTTTTATTGAAGCAAGTAATTTTGCGCAGGCAAATGAGATGGTTTTCCTCGAAACAAGTGCAAAATCCGGTGAAAATGTCGAAGAAGCATTCCTTAAGTGTTCAAAGACGATCTTGGCGAAGATACAAAATGGTGAATTGGATCCCGTTTcag ttggtTCTGGCATCCAATACGGCGACACTTCACTCCGCAATCTACAAAATCCGCAACCATCGAACAGGACATTCAAAAAACCGGATTGCAGCGGAAGATGTTTTTAA
- the LOC134836762 gene encoding 3'-5' exonuclease Snipper, producing MEVSLLDLAKRFNLLTTVEAPPANVETRIDRKHKNGSRKTKGDPFKYFICLDFEATCWEKADQAKWKTQEIIEFPSVLVKVDTGDVEAEFQRYLKPVEFSTLTDFCVRLTGITQTTVNNGCAMKECLQDFDLWMQKICKERNLVLPKTNVDSAGMNVALCTWTDWDIITLSKECARKKLRKPPYFGQWIDVRKIFMRHYKIKPTSFNHAINHVGLKFVGKPHSGIDDARNLARLVTKMKKDGAKFSITKDTAPYQAVNKPVQEM from the exons ATGGAAGTGTCTTTGTTAGATTTAGCAAA aagatttaatttattaacgaCCGTCGAAGCACCTCCCGCGAATGTCGAAACCCGCATTGatcgaaaacacaaaaatggcTCACGCAAAACCAAAGGAGACCCTTTCAAGTACTTTATTTGCCTAGATTTCGAGGCGACGTGTTGGGAAAAAGCTGACCAAGCCAAATGGAAGACACAAGAAATCATCGAATTCCCCTCGGTTTTGGTTAAAGTCGATACGGGCGACGTTGAAGCGGAATTTCAACGTTACCTGAAACCTGTTGAATTCTCCACGCTGACGGATTTCTGCGTTCGCCTCACGGGAATCACGCAAACGACTGTCAACAATGGCTGTGCGATGAAAGAGTGCCTCCAGGACTTTGATTTGTGGATGCAGAAAATTTGCAAGGAGCGAAATCTCGTGCTGCCAAAGACAAATGTCGATTCCGCCGGAATGAATGTCGCACTTTGTACATGGACCGATTGGGATATCATCACGTTGAGTAAGGAATGTGCAAGGAAAAAACTACGAAAACCTCCTTATTTCGGGCAATGGATCGATGtgcggaaaatttttatgcgaCACTACAAAATTAAGCCAACGTCGTTTAATCACGCGATTAATCATGTCGGACTGAAATTTGTGGGCAAACCTCATTCGGGCATCGATGATGCGAGAAATTTGGCGCGGCTTGTGacgaaaatgaagaaagatGGAGCCAAATTTAGCATTACGAAGGACACGGCACCGTACCAAGCTGTAAATAAACCAGTGCAAGAAATGTGA
- the LOC134836984 gene encoding general transcription factor IIE subunit 2 yields MDPALLRERELFKKRAHALPTIEKKVKESSNASSATSSKDASKPKSRPSSSAGPRLDATNYKTMTGSSQYRFGVLAKIVKHMRTRHQEGDDHPLSLEDILDETNQLDIGNSVKNWLQNEALRNNPKIEVTPEGEFVFKAVYKLRDGKSLIKLLRHQDLKGIGGVLLDDVQESLPHCEKVLKARANEIITITRPIDKKKVLFYNDRTCNFFVDEEFQKLWRGAAVDAMDDAKIEEYLEKQGIRSMQDQGPKKPLVPKRKKNPIKKKTFKRPRDNEHLADVLETYEEQSLGASANHTAGSKS; encoded by the coding sequence ATGGATCCAGCGTTGTTGCGAGAACGTGAGCTTTTCAAAAAGCGAGCTCATGCGTTGCCAACTATCGAGAAAAAGGTCAAAGAATCGTCAAATGCGTCGTCTGCTACATCTTCCAAAGATGCTTCGAAGCCCAAATCTCGTCCTTCGTCGAGTGCTGGGCCTCGTCTCGATGCCACAAACTACAAAACGATGACCGGAAGTTCCCAATATCGGTTCGGAGTCCTTGCTAAAATTGTCAAACACATGCGAACGCGACATCAGGAAGGCGACGATCACCCGTTGTCGCTCGAAGACATCCTCGACGAGACAAATCAACTCGACATTGGCAATTCCGTGAAGAATTGGCTGCAAAACGAAGCTCTGCGAAACAATCCAAAGATCGAAGTGACGCCCGAGGGCGAATTTGTGTTCAAGGCTGTGTACAAATTGCGTGACGGCAAGAGTTTGATCAAACTTTTGCGACATCAAGACCTCAAAGGTATTGGCGGCGTGTTATTAGACGATGTACAAGAGTCACTGCCACACTGCGAGAAAGTTTTAAAGGCGAGAGCGAATGAAATTATCACAATTACGAGACCGattgacaagaaaaaagtacttttttataACGATCGAACGTGTAATTTCTTCGTCGATGAGGAATTTCAGAAGCTGTGGCGCGGAGCAGCTGTTGATGCCATGGATGACGCCAAAATTGAGGAATATTTGGAGAAACAAGGCATCAGGTCGATGCAAGATCAGGGTCCGAAGAAGCCATTAGTGCCGAAACGCAAGAAGAATCCCATTAAGAAAAAGACTTTCAAGAGACCTCGTGATAATGAGCATTTGGCTGATGTGTTGGAGACGTACGAGGAACAATCGTTAGGAGCATCCGCGAATCATACAGCGGGTAGTAAaagttaa
- the LOC134837535 gene encoding apoptosis inhibitor 5 homolog: MSQDTIDKLYANYDVLSEALTKGKIADYELEYKEILNAVKGNAKEKKLAAQFIPKFFKHFPSLADTAIDRQLDLCEDEDGITRRQAIKDLPNFCKDTKEHTPKIADILSQLLLSDDPMELQQVHLSLQQLAKYDVLGTLSGIFSQITAGDEATRARCFQYLSQKFMKFCGDLVTKEIETFIVVELKKILQDVTADEFHLCMTILAKTKLASTVSGHQELVKIAVEQAELDVELSGTLAAEDEVIERFIFCATEAVPYLSNKVESTPFVKFMCEKLLPLSTWNLIGAADDQSQTQLRLLKVFAELCTYCGTLENPQEAVKRIYAILQEYMPLPPLDTDISDTPSFQFSHAECLLYALHCVGKQAPEFLTFPEDAASLKDFKQRIQYLARGTQGYLKKLQEAIKGQTPAELKSDENQIKVTALKTTSNISTLIRDLFHSPPLFKAKVNLSWLAPKGKDGAASVVDLTSPGGGAGTKRHAPITFDGTPNSKKGKRTEGQDQKYYAPPSGKYSAGVKNYAGGQAGGNKRRQGGGGRRSGGGGGFRSGQKRFGRY, translated from the exons ATGAGTCAAGATACGATCGATAAGTTGTACGCAAACTACGATGTGCTCTCCGAAGCACTGACAAAGGGCAAAATCGCAGACTACGAGCTCGAATACAAGGAAATATTGAATGCTGTTAAAGGGAACGCCAAGGAGAAGAAGCTAGCGGCACAATTTATCCccaaatttttcaagcatttCCCGAGCTTGGCTGACACCGCAATCGATCGCCAACTGGATTTATGCGAAGACGAGGATGGCATCACACGAAGACag GCCATCAAAGATTTGCCCAACTTTTGCAAGGACACAAAAGAACACACGCCCAAAATTGCCGACATCCTATCACAACTCCTGCTCTCGGATGACCCCATGGAACTACAACAAGTCCATTTGTCGCTTCAGCAGTTGGCAAAATACGACGTTCTCGGTACTTTAAGTGGCATTTTCAGTCAAATTACGGCCGGCGACGAAGCTACTCGTGCACGTTGCTTCCAATATTTGTCACAAAAGTTCATGAAATTCTGCGGAGATCTCGTCACGAAGGAAATTGAAACGTTTATTGTCGTggaattgaagaaaatcttGCAAGATGTCACCGCGGATGAGTTTCATTTGTGCATGACGATCCTGGCGAAGACAAAACTTGCCTCTACTGTGTCAGGACATCAGGAATTAGTGAAGATTGCTGTTGAACAAGCCGAATTGGATGTCGAGTTGAGTGGTACTTTGGCTGCAGAAGATGAAGTTATCGAAAGATTCATCTTTTGTGCGACAGAAGCAGTCCCATATCTCTCAAATAAGGTTGAATCGACACCTTTTGTCAAATTCATGTGCGAAAAGTTGCTTCCGTTGAGTACTTGGAACTTAATTGGCGCCGCCGACGATCAAAGTCAGACCCAATTACGACTTTTGAAGGTATTTGCTGAGTTGTGTACCTATTGCGGGACCTTGGAAAATCCTCAGGAGGCTGTCAAACGGATTTATGCAATTCTACAGGAATATATGCCCTTGCCGCCATTGGATACAGACATCTCTGATACTCCCTCGTTCCAATTCTCGCATGCCGAATGTTTGCTTTACGCATTACATTGCGTCGGAAAACAAGCTCCCGAGTTCTTGACGTTCCCCGAAGACGCTGCCAGCTTGAAAGACTTCAAACAACGCATTCAATACTTGGCTCGCGGCACACAGGGTTACCTCAAAAAGCTCCAAGAGGCAATTAAGGGACAAACTCCGGCAGAATTGAAGAGCGACGAGAACCAAATCAAGGTCACCGCACTCAAAACGACCTCGAACATCAGCACATTGATCCGCGATTTGTTCCATTCGCCGCCATTGTTCAAAGCCAAAGTCAATCTTTCGTGGCTCGCTCCGAAAGGAAAAGATGGCGCTGCATCTGTTGTCGATTTAACAAGTCCCGGCGGAGGCGCAGGCACCAAACGTCATGCTCCCATCACTTTTGACGGGACTCCAAACAGCAAGAAAGGAAAACGCACCGAAGGACAAGACCAGAAATATTATGCGCCGCCCTCGGGAAAATATTCGGCGGGGGTGAAAAATTACGCAGGAGGCCAAGCAGGCGGCAATAAACGACGACAAGGCGGCGGCGGAAGACGATCCGGAGGAGGCGGAGGCTTCCGAAGTGGACAAAAACGCTTTGGGCGCTATTAG
- the LOC134827127 gene encoding KAT8 regulatory NSL complex subunit 3, translated as MEHSYSHPRDKTDSEATVGCNKTRTLMVHRPPQCPSCHTHSHDDIDLEDSHNANIPPYNEEAAKEQMDECFKISLQIKNNHSDEEPWEDRIVKYTWTPQQSKLFSKIVRLLDLDRLARLAIAGRSHEAIHRRTIVDKSVERLRKAFASVSWDTKLTQWVHSILLDNLPSSYLAIYMDTLQTLKAKVPSLTDRIIFGRPGNINQDLVGYILKKPWEPQVAYKNRKLPNSPYIVVVPSGPTMGPASGRMQQWLTLFTTMAAVVPVQVPVTGSMGKNQPLQSVTEQLLFTTRAKLQEIRQETPERPIILVGFNAGAALALQVGVVEPVNCIITLGFGYNTINGVRGTPEDNILSVQVPVLFIVGQNAARSSPEEIETLRERMSANTSMVVVGSADDALRVGKTKRKIEGVTQAMIDNMIMDEIQEFATASLENPTKVKPYPMGTPARVLDPSHTSPSKIGIQTSTPLSSGKKRKISEGDVPKKLGRPRLDRSDITSPPKKMPPSKNKLISLVQPTGKVLDDAIQSILPSQSDSSLNVLHIDSKKLSPIPSIKSDSGITKLEIKPANANAQKQLANSSITFTTTPTGKIPRQTFKVISGNQFIQLKPSPSTTATNEQKFITVKSQNAGTKTGGTSKIYTLKSGVSGTGQTFIETKPGMQSNFSPTKFTIMKQSAGNSSTTSDSSSTTLSADCSGTDFTNILDMPVVFADSDGNITPEVASPATTTTYKTIQKPTTITQPRTQYIIQTKSGTQSTTTSSPFQTQGKQFVISSIAGQKTVTKPGNMVILNKNPIKTMSTTTTTKTIGGPMTTIKYARIVTTTDGQKIVIPATSGSPSSSIIQSSSTSSSPISSGKKIEIINSSIIKPADPKYQPIIINVDNKGQQIKKVYRNVDGTTQSTVQLPIQTSMSQQGTAGTIVIQRPKTAILNRGNLTVKRVNVPPGTNVLTSTQTTHETVLTKKN; from the exons aTGGAGCACTCGTATTCGCATCCAAGGGACAAAACGGACTCCGAGGCGACTGTGGGATGTAATAAAACGAGAACTTTGATGGTACATCGACCGCCACAGTGTCCTTCGTGTCATACGCATTCGCATGATGAT aTCGACTTGGAAGACTCTCACAACGCAAATATCCCGCCGTACAATGAAGAAGCTGCCAAGGAGCAGATGGATGAGTGTTTCAAAATCTCGCTGCAGATCAAAAACAATCATTCCGACGAAGAACCATGGGAAGATCGCATCGTCAAGTACACTTGGACCCCCCAACAATCGAAACTTTTCAGCAAAATCGTTCGTTTACTCGATTTAGATCGACTTGCGAGACTCGCAATTGCCGGAAGAAGTCACGAAGCCATTCACCGACGAACGATAGTCGATAAATCCGTCGAACGCTTGAGGAAAGCCTTTGCCAGCGTTTCATGGGACACAAAATTAACTCAATGGGTTCACAGTATTTTGCTGGATAACTTACCTTCGTCATATTTGGCGATTTATATGGATACTTTACAAACGTTGAAAGCAAAAGTCCCGTCACTTACTGATCGGATAATTTTCGGGCGTCCCGGAAACATAAATCAAGATTTAGTCggatatattttgaaaaaacctTGGGAACCGCAAGTCGCTTATAAAAATCGCAAATTACCCAATTCCCCGTACATCGTCGTTGTTCCTTCTGGGCCAACGATGGGTCCTGCAAGCGGAAGGATGCAACAATGGCTCACTCTGTTCACGACAATGGCAGCTGTTGTGCCTGTTCAGGTACCCGTAACAGGTTCTATGGGCAAAAATCAACCTTTGCAATCCGTAACGGAGCAACTTCTCTTCACGACGCGCGCCAAACTGCAAGAAATCCGTCAAGAAACACCCGAACGCCCAATAATTCTCGTTGGATTCAATGCTGGGGCAGCGCTTGCGTTACAAGTTGGTGTCGTTGAACCCGTTAATTGCATCATTACCCTCGGATTCGGTTACAACACGATAAATGGTGTACGAGGAACGCCCGaagataatattttaagtGTGCAAGTGCCCGTTCTCTTCATCGTGGGACAAAATGCAGCACGTTCAAGCCCCGAAGAGATCGAAACGTTGCGAGAACGGATGTCGGCAAATACCTCAATGGTTGTCGTTGGATCGGCAGATGATGCTTTACGTGTGGGAAAGACAAAACGGAAGATTGAGGGAGTGACACAAGCGATGATCGATAACATGATAATGGATGAGATACAAGAATTTGCAACAGCGTCTTTGGAAAATCCGACAAAAGTGAAGCCATATCCGATGGGAACGCCTGCGAGAGTGCTTGATCCGTCGCATACGTCTCCGAGTAAGATTGGGATTCAAACTTCGACTCCTTTGTCGTCAGGGAAGAAACGGAAAATTAGTGAAGGGGATGTTCCGAAGAAgcttg gtcGTCCTCGTTTGGATCGAAGCGACATAACATCACCTCCAAAGAAAATGCCtccaagcaaaaataaattaatttctctcGTACAACCAACTGGCAAAGTTCTCGACGACGCCATTCAAAGCATTTTACCATCACAAAGCGATTCTTCGTTGAACGTCCTTCACATCGACAGCAAAAAACTTTCTCCCATCCCTTCGATCAAAAGCGATTCTGGCATAACAAAACTTGAGATCAAACCAGCAAACGCAAACGCCCAAAAGCAACTCGCAAATTCATCAATTACCTTCACGACAACTCCAACGGGCAAAATTCCGCGACAAACGTTCAAAGTTATCTCCGGAAATCAATTTATTCAGCTAAAACCGAGTCCTTCAACGACAGCAACGAACGAACAAAAGTTCATAACTGTCAAATCTCAAAATGCAGGAACAAAAACCGGCGGAACATCCAAAATTTACACACTAAAATCGGGAGTTAGTGGCACGGGACAGACGTTTATCGAGACAAAACCTGGCATGCAATCGAATTTCAGCCCGACGAAATTCACGATAATGAAACAAAGTGCGGGAAATTCTTCGACAACGTCAGATTCGTCGTCAACGACACTCAGTGCGGATTGCAGTGGCACCGATTTCACAAATATTCTCGATATGCCGGTTGTTTTTGCCGACAGTGATGGCAATATAACGCCTGAAGTTGCATCTCccgcaacgacgacgacgtacaAAACGATCCAAAAGCCAACGACGATCACGCAACCACGAACGCAGTACATAATCCAAACGAAATCGGGCACTCAGAGTACAACAACGAGCTCTCCGTTCCAAACGCAAGGCAAACAATTCGTCATTAGCAGTATCGCAGGCCAAAAAACTGTCACGAAACCCGGAAATATGgtcattttgaacaaaaatccgATCAAAACGATgtcaacgacaacgacaaccAAAACTATCGGAGGTCCAATGACAACAATCAAGTACGCGCGCATCGTCACAACCACAGACGGGCAGAAAATTGTCATCCCAGCAACTTCGGGATCTCCGTCGTCGAGCATCATTCAAAGTAGTAGCACTTCGTCGTCGCCAATTTCGAGCGGAAAGAAAATTGAGATCATCAATAGTTCGATTATTAAGCCTGCTGACCCGAAATATCAGCCAATCATCATAAATGTTGACAACAAGGGACAACAAATCAAGAAAGTTTATCGAAATGTCGATGGCACGACACAATCTACCGTACAATTGCCCATTCAGACGTCGATGAGTCAGCAGGGAACTGCGGGAACGATCGTGATTCAACGACCAAAGACAGCAATTTTGAACAGAGGCAACTTGACGGTGAAGAGGGTGAATGTCCCGCCAGGTACAAATGTGCTGACATCGACGCAGACGACACATGAGACAGTTTTAACGAAGAAGAATTAA